The proteins below are encoded in one region of Fibrobacterota bacterium:
- a CDS encoding ABC transporter ATP-binding protein, translating to MLELKQVSSRYGAIAALTEVSFSVEKGGLATLIGSNGAGKSTTLRSIMGLVQPYAGEVLFEGRKLNRMPTHKIAALGIALVPEGRAVFANLTVRENLELGGYLGRDGKKLRRDLDHVYELFPRLKERLAQMAGTLSGGEQQMLAIGRALMANPRLLLLDEPSLGLAPLVVKAIFDAIARINADGTTVLLVEQNANLALARSKHAYVLETGRITMSGPSGDLAKDPRVQEAYLGE from the coding sequence ATGCTTGAACTAAAGCAGGTCTCCAGCCGCTACGGCGCCATCGCCGCCTTAACCGAGGTCAGCTTCTCGGTGGAGAAAGGCGGCCTGGCCACCCTGATCGGCTCCAACGGGGCGGGGAAATCCACCACCTTGCGCAGCATCATGGGATTGGTACAACCGTATGCCGGCGAAGTGCTGTTCGAGGGGCGCAAGCTCAACCGCATGCCCACCCACAAGATCGCCGCCCTAGGCATCGCCTTGGTGCCGGAAGGGCGCGCCGTATTCGCCAACCTTACGGTGCGCGAGAACCTGGAGCTGGGCGGCTACCTGGGAAGGGACGGGAAGAAGCTCCGTCGCGACCTCGATCACGTTTACGAATTGTTCCCGCGCCTGAAGGAACGCCTGGCCCAGATGGCCGGAACCTTGAGCGGGGGAGAACAGCAAATGCTCGCCATCGGCCGGGCGCTGATGGCGAACCCGCGCCTGCTGCTGCTGGACGAGCCTTCGCTGGGCTTGGCCCCGTTGGTGGTGAAGGCCATCTTCGACGCCATCGCGCGCATCAACGCGGACGGAACCACGGTGCTGCTGGTAGAGCAGAATGCCAACCTGGCCTTGGCCCGATCAAAGCACGCCTACGTGCTCGAGACCGGACGCATCACTATGAGCGGTCCTTCGGGCGACCTGGCCAAGGATCCTCGCGTCCAGGAAGCCTATTTGGGGGAATGA
- a CDS encoding ABC transporter ATP-binding protein — translation MAGLLEVASVTIRFGGLVAVKDLSFTVAEGELFGLIGPNGAGKTTVFNLITGVYAPTAGTIRFAGREVQGRPPHRIAAAGIARTFQNIRLFPDLTVLENVMVSRHMHRRQSLAGAIFRTADFLREEEEFRADALRLLELFQMGHLENEQAANLPYGSQRRLEIARALAAKPRLLLLDEPAAGMNPQESADLMRLIRRVRDEFKVSILLVEHNMKVVMGVCERIQVLVHGEGIAIGEPGAIRSDPKVIEAYLGQEHA, via the coding sequence ATGGCCGGCTTGCTGGAGGTCGCGAGCGTGACCATCCGTTTCGGCGGTCTCGTAGCGGTGAAGGATCTTAGCTTCACCGTGGCCGAAGGCGAATTGTTCGGGCTCATCGGGCCCAACGGCGCGGGTAAGACCACGGTTTTCAACCTCATCACCGGCGTCTACGCGCCCACCGCGGGTACCATCCGTTTCGCCGGTCGCGAGGTGCAGGGACGTCCGCCGCACCGGATCGCCGCGGCCGGCATCGCGCGCACCTTCCAGAACATCCGCCTGTTTCCCGATCTGACCGTGCTGGAGAACGTCATGGTCTCGCGCCATATGCATCGGCGGCAAAGCCTGGCCGGCGCGATATTCCGGACCGCGGATTTCCTGCGCGAGGAAGAGGAGTTCCGCGCGGACGCGTTGCGCCTGCTGGAGTTGTTCCAGATGGGGCATTTGGAGAACGAGCAGGCCGCCAACCTGCCGTACGGCTCGCAACGGAGGCTGGAGATCGCGCGCGCATTGGCGGCCAAGCCGCGCCTATTGCTTCTGGACGAGCCCGCCGCGGGCATGAATCCGCAGGAGTCGGCCGATCTCATGCGCCTTATCCGCCGGGTGCGCGACGAGTTCAAGGTTTCCATCCTGCTGGTGGAGCACAACATGAAGGTCGTCATGGGCGTGTGCGAGCGCATCCAGGTGCTGGTGCACGGGGAAGGCATCGCCATCGGGGAACCGGGGGCGATCCGCAGCGACCCGAAGGTGATCGAGGCCTACCTGGGGCAAGAGCATGCTTGA
- a CDS encoding branched-chain amino acid ABC transporter permease — MPAVVKRLLWLLGAPLALLVLQWGLSALLLDGPIRQGPYYYQILILAGINIVLAVSLNLTNGITGQFSIGHAGFFAVGAYVAASVSFYGGPALRSALAFLPPLGQDTGVLLAALLAAAIATALAGLLVGIPSLRLRGDYLAIVTLGFGEIIRVLILNIDAVGGARGFGGIPKLSNFFWVYLLVFAVIATVRNLVRSSYGRAFLAIRENEIAAQAMGIDVTRHKVLAFVIGAVFAGMAGCLFGHFTMYLHTNSFTFVKSFEIIIMVSIGGLGSIEGAVLGAVLLTILPEAFRGFEGMRMVIYSLALILIMIFRPQGLLGTASLFGGRGKRKAKP; from the coding sequence ATGCCGGCCGTGGTGAAACGCCTGCTCTGGCTGTTGGGCGCGCCCTTGGCGCTCCTGGTCCTGCAATGGGGCTTATCGGCCCTGCTCCTGGACGGGCCTATCCGGCAGGGCCCTTATTACTACCAGATCCTCATTCTCGCCGGCATCAATATCGTGCTGGCGGTGAGCCTCAACCTCACCAACGGCATCACGGGCCAATTTTCCATCGGGCATGCGGGCTTTTTCGCCGTGGGCGCCTACGTCGCGGCTTCGGTCAGCTTTTACGGCGGGCCGGCCCTTCGTTCCGCGCTGGCTTTTCTGCCGCCCCTCGGCCAGGATACCGGGGTGCTTTTGGCCGCGCTGTTGGCGGCGGCCATCGCCACCGCCTTGGCGGGCCTATTGGTGGGCATCCCTTCCTTGCGCTTGCGCGGCGATTACCTGGCCATCGTAACCTTGGGCTTCGGGGAAATCATCCGCGTGCTCATCCTCAATATCGACGCGGTGGGCGGGGCGCGCGGGTTCGGGGGCATCCCCAAGCTGAGTAACTTCTTCTGGGTCTACCTGCTGGTCTTCGCCGTCATCGCGACCGTGCGCAACCTCGTGCGCTCCAGCTACGGCCGCGCCTTCCTGGCCATCCGCGAGAACGAGATCGCGGCGCAAGCCATGGGCATCGACGTCACCCGCCATAAGGTGCTCGCCTTCGTGATCGGCGCGGTGTTCGCCGGCATGGCGGGTTGCCTGTTCGGGCATTTCACCATGTATCTGCATACCAACTCCTTCACCTTCGTGAAGTCCTTCGAGATCATCATCATGGTCTCCATCGGCGGGCTGGGCAGCATCGAAGGCGCGGTGCTAGGCGCGGTGTTGCTCACCATCCTGCCGGAGGCCTTCCGCGGCTTCGAAGGCATGCGCATGGTCATCTATTCCCTGGCCCTCATCCTCATCATGATCTTCCGTCCGCAGGGCTTGCTGGGCACGGCGTCCTTGTTCGGGGGCCGCGGGAAACGGAAGGCGAAACCCTGA
- a CDS encoding branched-chain amino acid ABC transporter permease, with product MQSFLQQLINGISLGSIYALVALGYTMVYGVLRLINFAHGDVYMLGAYFGYYSARFLRPYMSGNPWLDTFEVLAASMIGCAIAGLLIERLAYRPVRRASRLTLLIIAIGVSLLIEYSSQLVFGAEPKFFPQLIPEKAWHLGGVIITNQQMVVLIMAVLLMVLLNLFIYRTRTGKAMRAVSFNLDAAKLMGIDTDRIIALTFALGSALAAAGGVLVSINIPGIDPLMGVMTGLKAFVAAVLGGIGNIFGAVIGGLILGLAEVMVAGYGSSTYRDAIAFLILIAILLFKPSGILGKGQVEKV from the coding sequence ATGCAAAGCTTCCTCCAGCAGCTCATCAACGGCATTTCCCTGGGCAGCATCTACGCCTTGGTGGCCCTGGGCTACACCATGGTTTATGGCGTACTGAGGCTGATCAATTTCGCCCACGGCGACGTCTACATGCTGGGGGCATATTTCGGCTATTACTCGGCGCGGTTCCTGCGGCCCTACATGAGCGGCAACCCCTGGCTGGATACCTTCGAGGTGCTGGCGGCGTCCATGATCGGCTGCGCGATCGCGGGCCTGCTCATCGAGCGCCTGGCCTACCGCCCGGTCCGGCGGGCCTCGCGGCTGACCCTCCTCATCATCGCCATCGGCGTCTCCTTGCTGATCGAGTACAGCAGCCAGCTCGTCTTCGGCGCGGAGCCTAAATTCTTCCCGCAGCTGATCCCGGAAAAGGCTTGGCACTTGGGCGGGGTCATCATCACCAACCAGCAGATGGTGGTGTTGATCATGGCCGTGCTGCTGATGGTGCTGCTCAATCTTTTCATCTACCGCACCCGCACCGGCAAGGCCATGCGCGCGGTCTCCTTCAATCTGGACGCGGCCAAGCTGATGGGCATCGATACCGATCGCATCATCGCCCTCACCTTCGCGCTGGGTTCGGCATTGGCGGCGGCCGGCGGGGTGTTGGTTTCCATCAACATCCCCGGCATCGATCCCCTGATGGGCGTGATGACGGGGCTCAAGGCCTTCGTGGCCGCCGTGCTGGGCGGCATCGGCAACATCTTCGGCGCGGTGATCGGCGGCCTCATCCTGGGGCTGGCCGAGGTGATGGTGGCCGGCTACGGTTCCTCGACGTACCGGGATGCGATCGCCTTCTTGATACTGATCGCCATCCTTTTGTTCAAGCCTTCCGGCATCCTGGGCAAGGGGCAGGTGGAAAAGGTTTGA
- a CDS encoding ABC transporter substrate-binding protein, producing MKLKSRASLLLDKLHLLALPALAAAMLALAGCDKKDAGNEILIGEYGSLTGATATFGQSSKKGIEMAVDAINQSGGVLGKKLKVLVEDDQGKPEEAQTVVTKLINKDRVVALLGEIASSNSLAAAPVAQASRIPMVSPGSTNPKVTQVGDYIFRVCFIDPFQGLVMAKFAMNTLKVHKVAVLRDIKSDYSVGLANFFVENFKKLGGVIVADESYSQGDKDFNAQLTSIKGKDPEAVFVPGYYTEVGLIARQARKAGIKGPLLGGDGWDSSKLWEIGGDALNGCYYSNHYSVDDPSPILQKFVKDYKARYGTTSDSIPDAMAALGYDAALVLADAMKRANSTQPDSIKMALAQTKAFMGVTGNTTLDENRNAVKPAVVLEVIVDEKGNGRNKFKESVSP from the coding sequence ATGAAGCTCAAGTCCCGGGCGAGCCTTCTGCTCGATAAGCTCCACCTGCTCGCCCTTCCCGCCCTGGCCGCCGCGATGCTGGCACTGGCCGGGTGCGACAAGAAGGATGCGGGCAACGAGATCCTCATCGGGGAATACGGATCGCTCACCGGCGCGACCGCCACCTTCGGGCAGAGCTCGAAGAAGGGGATCGAGATGGCGGTGGACGCGATCAACCAGAGCGGCGGGGTGCTGGGCAAGAAGCTGAAGGTGCTGGTAGAGGACGATCAAGGCAAGCCCGAAGAGGCGCAAACCGTGGTGACCAAGCTCATCAACAAGGATCGCGTGGTCGCGCTGCTCGGCGAGATCGCTTCGTCCAATAGCCTGGCGGCGGCGCCGGTGGCCCAGGCCAGCCGCATCCCCATGGTCAGCCCGGGCTCGACCAATCCCAAGGTCACCCAAGTGGGCGACTACATCTTCCGCGTCTGCTTCATCGATCCGTTCCAGGGTCTGGTGATGGCCAAGTTCGCCATGAACACCTTGAAGGTCCATAAGGTGGCCGTGCTGCGGGATATCAAGAGCGATTATTCCGTGGGACTGGCGAATTTCTTCGTGGAGAACTTCAAGAAACTGGGTGGCGTGATCGTCGCCGATGAAAGCTATAGCCAGGGCGATAAGGACTTCAACGCGCAATTGACTTCCATCAAGGGCAAGGATCCGGAAGCGGTATTCGTGCCCGGCTATTATACCGAGGTGGGACTGATCGCCCGGCAAGCCCGCAAGGCGGGCATCAAAGGTCCCCTACTGGGCGGCGACGGTTGGGATTCCTCCAAGCTCTGGGAAATCGGCGGGGATGCGCTGAACGGATGCTATTACTCCAACCATTACTCCGTGGACGATCCCAGCCCCATCCTGCAGAAATTCGTGAAGGACTACAAAGCCCGTTACGGGACCACCTCCGATAGCATCCCGGACGCCATGGCGGCCTTGGGGTACGATGCGGCCCTGGTCCTGGCCGACGCCATGAAGCGCGCCAATAGCACCCAGCCCGATAGCATCAAGATGGCCCTGGCCCAGACCAAAGCCTTCATGGGCGTCACCGGCAATACCACCCTGGACGAGAACCGCAATGCGGTCAAGCCGGCGGTGGTGCTCGAAGTGATCGTGGACGAAAAGGGCAACGGCCGCAACAAATTCAAGGAATCGGTATCCCCTTAA
- a CDS encoding LemA family protein — MSQTKSGIHRLLALLTLFGAALLLGGCGYNGLQSKDEDVKAAWSEVVNQYQRRADLVPNLVNTVKGYATHEEKVLTEVTNARARVGSIQATPELVNDQEAMNKFIAAQRSMTGALSRLMVVSENYPNIKADASFRDLAAQLEGTENRITVARNRYIDAVREYNVQVRSFPGNLTAKMFGMKTKANFSVENEQEISTAPKVDFGPPPAAPAAPTGSAAPSAPAAGGKSP; from the coding sequence ATGTCCCAAACGAAATCCGGAATTCACCGTCTCCTGGCGCTCCTGACCCTGTTCGGAGCCGCGCTCCTATTGGGCGGATGCGGGTATAATGGGCTGCAATCCAAGGACGAGGACGTCAAAGCCGCCTGGTCGGAAGTGGTGAACCAGTACCAGCGTCGCGCCGATCTCGTCCCCAACCTCGTCAATACCGTCAAAGGCTACGCGACCCACGAGGAAAAGGTCCTGACCGAAGTGACCAACGCCCGCGCCCGCGTGGGATCGATCCAGGCCACGCCCGAACTGGTCAACGATCAGGAAGCCATGAACAAGTTCATCGCGGCCCAGCGCAGCATGACGGGGGCCTTGAGCCGACTGATGGTCGTCAGCGAGAATTACCCCAACATCAAGGCCGACGCATCCTTCCGGGATCTCGCCGCCCAATTGGAAGGCACGGAAAACCGCATCACGGTGGCGCGCAACCGGTATATCGACGCGGTGCGCGAATACAACGTGCAGGTACGGTCCTTCCCGGGCAACCTAACCGCCAAGATGTTCGGCATGAAGACCAAGGCGAACTTCTCGGTGGAGAACGAGCAAGAAATCTCGACGGCTCCGAAGGTGGATTTCGGCCCGCCCCCGGCGGCTCCCGCCGCCCCGACCGGTTCCGCGGCCCCGTCCGCGCCCGCCGCCGGCGGTAAATCCCCTTGA
- a CDS encoding YgcG family protein → MRTARARVPLNAALLFILLTGFAAIARAADDRVPVPPLSGRVVDLTRTLSPEVQRDLDERLSAFEERKGSQVAVLIVPTTQPEAIEQFSIRVAEQWKLGRKKVDDGAILVVAKDDHALRIEVGYGLEGALTDIASKRIISDIIAPRFREGDFDGGIAAGVDAMVKVIDGEPLPAPQPRSRTGSPGGGTTPGLLFLALFMAWALARGVAALFGPMRGGLVSGGVVGGIAFLILKSIAFASVLGFLAFILTSIFGSGGGLGGSGVRRRGPGGFGGFGGLGGGGWGAGSGGGWGGGSGGGFSGGGGGFGGGGASGGW, encoded by the coding sequence ATGCGGACCGCCAGGGCGCGCGTCCCCCTGAACGCGGCCCTCCTGTTCATCCTGCTAACCGGCTTCGCCGCCATCGCCCGCGCGGCGGACGATCGCGTTCCCGTCCCGCCCTTGTCCGGACGGGTCGTCGATCTGACCCGCACCCTTTCCCCGGAAGTCCAACGCGATCTCGACGAAAGGCTCTCCGCCTTCGAGGAACGCAAGGGCAGCCAAGTGGCCGTGCTCATCGTTCCCACCACCCAGCCCGAGGCCATCGAGCAATTCTCCATCCGCGTGGCCGAGCAATGGAAGCTGGGCCGCAAGAAGGTGGACGACGGGGCCATCCTGGTGGTCGCCAAGGACGATCATGCCTTGCGCATCGAAGTCGGCTACGGCCTGGAAGGCGCGCTCACCGACATCGCCTCCAAGCGCATCATCAGCGACATCATCGCCCCGCGTTTCCGCGAGGGCGATTTCGACGGCGGCATCGCGGCGGGCGTGGACGCGATGGTGAAGGTGATCGACGGCGAACCGCTGCCCGCGCCGCAACCGCGTTCCCGGACCGGTTCGCCCGGCGGCGGCACGACCCCGGGCCTCCTCTTCCTGGCCTTGTTCATGGCTTGGGCCCTCGCGCGCGGGGTCGCCGCCCTTTTCGGCCCCATGCGCGGCGGGCTGGTTTCGGGCGGCGTGGTGGGCGGCATCGCGTTCCTGATCCTGAAGTCCATCGCCTTCGCCTCGGTCCTGGGCTTCCTGGCATTCATACTTACCTCCATCTTCGGCAGCGGCGGCGGCTTGGGCGGATCCGGCGTACGGCGACGCGGACCGGGCGGTTTCGGGGGCTTCGGCGGCCTGGGCGGGGGAGGCTGGGGCGCCGGATCCGGAGGCGGATGGGGCGGCGGCTCCGGGGGAGGCTTTTCCGGCGGCGGCGGCGGGTTCGGCGGCGGCGGCGCATCGGGGGGATGGTGA
- a CDS encoding TPM domain-containing protein, with amino-acid sequence MDWKRLARHLWIGKPERDRTFPQASLDRITAAIAAAETKHHGEIRFAVQSSLHASEILHGISARQKAIETFARLGVWDTEANNGVLIYLLLADRNVEIVADRGVHAKVGAEGWEAICGKMEAEFRAGRFEAGVLAGIAEVGRHLETHFPRRGADVNELPDEPVMF; translated from the coding sequence ATGGATTGGAAACGCCTGGCGCGCCATCTTTGGATCGGAAAGCCGGAGCGCGATCGGACCTTCCCGCAAGCTTCCTTGGATCGAATCACGGCGGCCATCGCGGCGGCCGAAACCAAGCATCATGGCGAGATCCGTTTCGCGGTACAATCCTCCCTGCATGCCTCGGAAATCCTGCATGGGATCAGCGCCCGCCAGAAGGCGATCGAAACCTTCGCGCGGCTGGGGGTGTGGGACACGGAGGCCAATAACGGCGTCCTCATCTACCTGCTCTTGGCCGATCGGAACGTGGAAATCGTCGCCGATCGCGGCGTGCACGCCAAGGTGGGCGCGGAGGGCTGGGAAGCGATTTGCGGCAAGATGGAAGCGGAGTTCCGGGCGGGTCGTTTCGAAGCCGGCGTGCTGGCCGGCATCGCCGAAGTGGGTCGCCATCTGGAGACCCATTTCCCGCGGCGGGGCGCCGACGTGAACGAGTTGCCGGATGAGCCGGTGATGTTCTGA
- a CDS encoding PDZ domain-containing protein — MSLAPVPFRIAALAAALLALAAPGHASPPRHLESETGSYNGEEDGPVSPASVARSRLGLSVQSVDAELADALGLHADKGAIVTAVLPGGPGEEAGLKRGDVILRVEDAVVRGADGLAAAFGSIKPGRETDLTLVRGIKTLELSITPRSMPPAARVGGDEEDREMPRGERLGLKVADPDRWLRRRYGIGPGEGVVVLSVAEGSRAQAAGIQEGDLIVEANRRELRSAGDLLAAVSNGRKRGRILLLVRRGEDVLYMPIRFN, encoded by the coding sequence ATGTCCCTCGCGCCCGTTCCTTTCCGCATCGCCGCGCTCGCGGCGGCCCTCCTCGCCTTGGCCGCTCCCGGCCATGCCTCCCCCCCGCGCCATCTGGAGTCCGAGACGGGATCGTATAACGGCGAGGAGGACGGACCCGTTTCCCCCGCCTCGGTGGCCCGATCCCGCTTGGGGCTTTCGGTGCAAAGCGTGGATGCCGAGCTCGCCGATGCCCTGGGACTGCACGCCGATAAGGGGGCCATCGTAACCGCGGTGTTACCCGGGGGGCCTGGCGAGGAGGCGGGATTGAAGCGCGGGGACGTGATCCTGCGCGTGGAGGATGCGGTGGTGCGGGGCGCCGACGGGTTGGCGGCGGCTTTCGGCTCGATCAAGCCCGGGCGCGAGACCGATCTCACCTTGGTGCGCGGCATCAAGACCCTGGAACTGTCCATCACCCCCAGGAGCATGCCGCCCGCGGCCCGCGTCGGGGGCGATGAGGAGGATCGGGAGATGCCGCGCGGGGAACGCCTGGGGTTGAAGGTCGCCGATCCCGATCGCTGGCTTCGGCGCCGGTATGGAATCGGGCCGGGCGAAGGCGTGGTGGTGCTGAGCGTGGCCGAAGGCAGCCGGGCCCAAGCGGCCGGGATCCAGGAAGGCGACTTGATCGTGGAGGCGAATCGCCGCGAGCTGAGGTCGGCGGGCGATTTGTTGGCCGCCGTTTCCAACGGACGGAAGCGCGGCAGGATATTGCTGCTTGTGCGTCGCGGCGAGGATGTCCTTTACATGCCTATCCGTTTTAATTGA
- a CDS encoding DUF4153 domain-containing protein encodes MVRIALNHAMRQALGALARFPLVFAAGVIGAVAALTLNHLPFGESDARAVAGNLAMTAWLGVPFLFALAAAAEARRLPMWAALGLQGAGVACLLGYYRLMAASPWPVRVSRFWLCMLAAHLLASLAAGIGPGASAESFWRYNQRLASRLGLSLGYGALMHLGLGLGLAAIKGLFELDFPDAWFLDPGIFALGVFNTWFFLAGVPMPVSAAAAAPAESEPVYPYPRQLRVLVQLILMPLVCVYLIIIYAYGVRTMMMGHWPMGWVTWLLLAFCGMALLCLFLAQPLADRGGNRWVKLYCRHFHVALVPVLILLFAAIGKRVQEYGITENRYFALALGVWLAGIVLHAAVDAPRDLRLLPGSLCLAALMAAFGPWGAFEVSRKSQELRLKGLLDSHGMLVGGKLAKAPGRVPRLAIREIGGIAGYLEEHERLSDLKPWLPAIDDSGQTNSVAWHKALDSRFALLEALELPFMPPEATGPDHAEAVAFNCRGLAAPLRKVTGFDYLIADFRIGPGAPAASDENAPADDAAFRFAFDSTSGLLRFQSGKDTSGLALDLAGHFQKLRRRYPDAYDLNLPPEEMQLEAEDAELKVLAHLRSLNGLADADGARLKGFAVDLFVALKGKPRARGRTALAQSAGDAR; translated from the coding sequence GTGGTACGAATCGCCTTGAACCATGCCATGCGCCAGGCCCTGGGGGCCTTGGCGCGTTTCCCCCTGGTTTTCGCAGCGGGGGTGATCGGGGCGGTGGCGGCGCTGACCTTGAACCATCTGCCCTTCGGGGAAAGCGATGCGCGCGCGGTGGCGGGCAACCTGGCCATGACGGCCTGGTTGGGCGTGCCGTTCCTCTTCGCCTTGGCCGCCGCCGCCGAGGCCAGGCGCCTGCCCATGTGGGCGGCCTTGGGCCTGCAAGGCGCCGGAGTGGCGTGTTTGCTCGGGTATTATCGCTTGATGGCGGCATCCCCTTGGCCGGTACGCGTCTCCCGCTTCTGGTTGTGCATGCTGGCGGCCCATCTGCTCGCTTCCCTGGCGGCCGGCATCGGGCCGGGCGCCAGCGCCGAATCCTTCTGGCGTTATAACCAGCGCTTGGCCTCGCGCTTGGGATTGTCCCTGGGCTACGGCGCCCTCATGCATTTGGGCCTGGGGTTGGGCCTGGCGGCGATCAAGGGGCTATTCGAATTGGATTTCCCGGACGCATGGTTCCTCGATCCGGGCATCTTCGCGTTGGGCGTATTTAATACCTGGTTCTTCCTGGCGGGCGTGCCCATGCCGGTAAGCGCAGCCGCCGCCGCCCCGGCCGAGAGCGAACCCGTCTATCCCTATCCCCGCCAATTGCGGGTGCTGGTGCAGCTTATCCTTATGCCCCTGGTCTGCGTCTACCTGATCATAATTTACGCCTACGGCGTCCGCACCATGATGATGGGCCATTGGCCCATGGGTTGGGTAACCTGGCTGTTACTGGCCTTCTGCGGCATGGCCCTGCTCTGCCTGTTCCTGGCGCAACCCCTGGCCGATCGCGGAGGGAACCGTTGGGTCAAGCTGTATTGTCGGCATTTCCACGTGGCCCTGGTCCCGGTGTTGATCCTGCTCTTCGCCGCCATCGGCAAACGCGTGCAGGAATACGGCATCACCGAGAACCGCTATTTCGCCTTGGCCCTGGGGGTCTGGCTGGCCGGAATCGTTTTGCATGCCGCCGTGGACGCTCCGCGGGACCTGCGCTTGCTTCCGGGCTCTCTGTGCCTGGCCGCCTTGATGGCCGCCTTCGGGCCTTGGGGCGCATTCGAGGTTTCGCGCAAGAGCCAGGAGCTTCGGCTCAAGGGCTTGCTCGATTCGCACGGCATGCTGGTGGGTGGCAAGCTGGCGAAGGCGCCGGGCCGCGTCCCTCGCCTGGCCATCCGTGAAATCGGGGGCATCGCCGGGTACTTGGAAGAACATGAACGCCTATCCGATTTGAAGCCCTGGCTGCCCGCTATAGATGATTCCGGGCAGACCAATTCGGTGGCCTGGCACAAGGCCTTGGACAGCCGGTTCGCGTTGCTGGAAGCGTTGGAACTGCCCTTCATGCCCCCCGAAGCCACGGGACCGGACCATGCCGAAGCCGTGGCTTTCAATTGCCGCGGGCTGGCCGCGCCCTTGCGCAAGGTGACGGGCTTCGATTATCTGATCGCCGATTTCCGGATCGGACCGGGCGCGCCCGCGGCCAGCGACGAGAACGCCCCCGCCGACGATGCGGCTTTCCGTTTCGCCTTCGATTCCACCTCGGGGCTTTTGCGGTTCCAAAGCGGAAAGGATACCAGCGGCCTGGCGCTGGATTTGGCGGGTCATTTCCAGAAGCTCCGACGGCGCTATCCGGACGCCTACGACCTGAATCTTCCGCCGGAGGAGATGCAGCTCGAGGCGGAGGACGCGGAGCTAAAGGTATTGGCCCACCTGCGCAGCCTGAACGGATTGGCGGACGCGGACGGGGCGCGCCTGAAAGGCTTCGCCGTCGATCTCTTCGTGGCCCTGAAGGGCAAGCCGCGCGCCCGGGGACGGACCGCCCTCGCGCAAAGCGCGGGGGACGCGCGTTAA